The following proteins are co-located in the Pochonia chlamydosporia 170 chromosome 6, whole genome shotgun sequence genome:
- a CDS encoding FG-GAP repeat domain-containing protein (similar to Metarhizium acridum CQMa 102 XP_007808697.1), producing the protein MRNLLHLVVIPGALALSATRPPPTTQPPTRNASMNTAFNATFTIEGHPDLVVPPESIDAVAQGLCDDNGFDENPPPPLPQRATAADLKWQPALDFDTDSCYNVPAIGPDGHIDKGRSRHETNTEGCRDEYDLDHSNVYSRQRCNNGWCAYLYDYFFEKDIGDRICIGHQYDWEHLQVWTKDGEPQFGCASAHGKYDARLWKDIPKEGTHMKAVYNKDGAIGTHYFRFSKGAGDEPPENHKGIWWKSALISYNGFPNVGLRDKLVAYDFGAANIAFSDAALPGNLEGCASRIKDKFKDFKFDYGLDVGSPGNP; encoded by the coding sequence ATGCGCAACTTATTACACCTGGTTGTCATTCCCGGCGCACTTGCACTATCAGCAACGAGACCGCCTCCAACTACGcagccaccaacaagaaATGCGTCCATGAATACAGCCTTCAATGCCACATTCACCATTGAGGGCCACCCAGATCTTGTCGTTCCCCCAGAGTCTATCGACGCCGTAGCCCAAGGCCTGTGTGATGATAACGGCTTTGATGAGAACCCGCCACCCCCTCTGCCTCAACGAGCAACGGCAGCTGATCTCAAGTGGCAACCCGCACTCGACTTCGACACAGATAGCTGCTATAACGTTCCTGCAATCGGTCCAGATGGTCACATAGACAAAGGGCGATCTCGCCATGAAACCAACACAGAAGGATGTCGAGACGAGTACGATCTAGACCACAGCAATGTGTACTCCCGTCAACGCTGCAACAACGGCTGGTGCGCCTATCTGTACGATTACTTCTTCGAAAAGGACATTGGTGACCGCATCTGCATCGGCCACCAGTACGACTGGGAGCACCTGCAAGTATGGACCAAGGATGGCGAGCCCCAGTTCGGCTGTGCCTCTGCCCACGGCAAATACGACGCCCGCCTCTGGAAGGACATCCCCAAAGAGGGCACGCACATGAAGGCCGTGTATAACAAGGACGGTGCTATTGGAACGCACTACTTTCGCTTCTCGAAGGGTGCAGGCGACGAACCACCCGAGAACCACAAGGGCATCTGGTGGAAATCCGCGCTCATTTCATACAACGGTTTCCCGAATGTCGGGCTGCGGGATAAGCTCGTCGCTTATGATTTTGGCGCTGCAAACATTGCCTTCTCTGATGCTGCGTTGCCAGGCAATCTGGAGGGGTGTGCGAGCAGGATCAAGGACAAGTTTAAGGATTTCAAGTTTGATTACGGATTGGACGTCGGGTCTCCTGGAAATCCTTGA
- a CDS encoding diphthamide biosynthesis protein 2 (similar to Magnaporthe oryzae 70-15 XP_003715091.1), with product MASELAAAPVLSTPDDHILEVPAAESIPKSTLSDDDLRSTYEIGRTASEIRQGGWKKIALQFPDHMLVDAPRVVQLLDAELASSQGDDKTRRIHILADTSYSACCVDEIAAEHADSEVVVHYGRTCLSPTSRLPVIYVYTSHKLDHGLVVEKFAAEFSDKAAKVVVMADLTYQDHVDAIVNLLKEAGYTDILGTSVAGDPAAIIPNRKIDGPEMTEEIIKSHSLFHISDPPTSLLLALQTRFASLHVLSTTDSAPTMDNPTFRAAGLLRRRFARVLSLASAGVVGILVNTLSVSNYLASIDLLREKIAKAGKKSYTVVVGKLNPAKLANFAEIEGWVVIGCWESGLVEDDVGYWRPVVTPFEMEVALMSEEERIWGEEWWGGIEKLKQEVDSTKDADKSHLQREEDASIEAAGGDGVEGEESLPPQFDLRTGKLISHSRPMQLTVRSSSTSNDDNGTESGGANGAQSNAVTKRVAGELASINGVASPGADFLRSKRTWQGLGTDFDQEASTLMEEGRSGVARGYHVGEDETRH from the coding sequence ATGGCTTCCGAACTCGCCGCGGCGCCAGTCCTATCCACCCCCGACGATCACATCCTCGAGGTTCCTGCCGCCGAATCGATACCCAAATCAACCCTGTCAGACGATGACCTGCGATCAACGTACGAAATCGGGCGAACAGCAAGCGAAATCCGCCAAGGAGGGTGGAAGAAGATTGCGTTACAATTCCCAGATCACATGCTTGTTGACGCGCCACGGGTTGTGCAATTACTAGACGCTGAACTTGCTTCTTCACAAGGAGATGACAAGACGAGACGAATTCACATTCTGGCCGATACAAGCTATAGCGCGTGCTGTGTGGACGAAATCGCTGCAGAACATGCAGATTCGGAGGTTGTTGTACACTATGGAAGAACGTGCTTGAGTCCTACGAGTCGATTACCCGTCATATACGTCTACACGTCTCACAAGCTTGACCACGGCTTGGTTGTGGAAAAGTTTGCTGCTGAATTTAGCGACAAAGCAGCCAAGGTTGTTGTCATGGCAGACTTGACGTACCAAGACCACGTTGACGCAATAGTAAATCTTTTGAAGGAGGCGGGGTACACAGATATCCTGGGCACAAGCGTTGCGGGAGATCCTGCAGCCATAATACCAAACCGAAAGATTGATGGGCCAGAAATGACAGAGGAAATCATTAAGTCGCACTCGCTGTTTCACATTTCCGATCCACCTACTTCTCTGTTGTTGGCTTTACAAACTCGCTTTGCGTCGCTTCACGTTCTCTCCACGACCGACTCAGCACCTACCATGGACAATCCGACTTTTAGAGCGGCAGGTCTTCTGCGTCGACGATTCGCGCGGGTTCTGTCCCTTGCGTCCGCAGGGGTGGTGGGCATCTTAGTCAACACCCTTTCTGTATCGAATTACCTAGCATCCATCGACTTGCTAAGGGAAAAGATTGCAAAGGCAGGGAAGAAGAGTTACACTGTCGTCGTTGGTAAACTAAACCCTGCCAAGTTGGCGAATTTCGCTGAGATCGAAGGCTGGGTGGTAATTGGGTGCTGGGAAAGcggccttgttgaagatgatgttggatATTGGAGGCCGGTTGTCACGCCGTTCGAAATGGAAGTAGCGCTCATGagtgaggaggagagaataTGGGGCGAGGAGTGGTGGGGAGGcatcgagaagctcaagcagGAAGTAGATTCCACCAAAGACGCTGATAAATCACACTTGCAACGCGAGGAGGATGCGTCGATAGAGGCAGCCGGGGGAGATGGCGTCGAGGGCGAGGAATCTCTACCTCCTCAATTTGACTTGCGGACAGGTAAACTCATCAGTCACAGTCGGCCCATGCAACTCACTGTGCGAAGCTCAAGTACGAGCAATGATGATAACGGCACAGAATCTGGAGGTGCGAATGGGGCACAGTCAAACGCCGTGACGAAGAGGGTCGCAGGCGAACTGGCTAGTATCAACGGGGTCGCGAGCCCTGGTGCAGATTTTTTACGATCGAAGAGGACGTGGCAGGGCTTGGGGACGGATTTCGACCAAGAGGCAAGCACTTTGATGGAAGAAGGGCGCAGTGGAGTTGCGAGAGGCTATCATGTGGGTGAGGATGAAACAAGACATTAA
- a CDS encoding membrane-associating domain-containing protein, giving the protein MLFMIIFVCTRISQIVTLIPPMGMLAWFINIFVNHNALTPDSILILFILVVLALAWAVFTLFSYHRSSANARFISLVDLCFMGALIAGVYEMRGIADADCTNPDSSSVWYAPNHIPVPNWGWETGKPCSMLKASWAFAIMNIIFFATTALAAFSHGDHYDERVVYERRRTHSSRHSHRHRSRSGGSRHSHRSPHSHRQRVYV; this is encoded by the exons ATGTTGTTCATGATAATCTTTGTGTGCACTCGCATATCCCAAATCGTCACTTTG ATACCTCCCATGGGCATGCTCGCCTGGTTCATCAACATAttcgtcaaccacaacgcCTTGACCCCCGATTCGATCCTCATCCTCTTTATTCTCGTCGTTCTCGCCCTGGCTTGGGCCGTCTTCACGCTCTTCAGCTACCACCGCTCATCTGCAAACGCTCGCTTCATATCTCTGGTCGATCTTTGCTTCATGGGTGCGCTCATTGCTGGTGTTTATGAAATGCGAGGAATCGCAGACGCCGACTGCACCAACCCTGACTCGAGCTCCGTGTGGTACGCGCCAAATCACATTCCCGTCCCCAACTGGGGCTGGGAGACGGGCAAGCCCTGCTCCATGCTCAAAGCTAGCTGGGCCTTCGCCATTATgaacatcatcttcttcgctACCACGGCCCTTGCCGCCTTTAGCCACGGCGATCACTACGATGAGCGCGTCGTTTATGAGCGCCGCCGCACCCACTCCAGCCGCCACAGCCATCGTCACAGAAGCCGTTCTGGCGGATCTCGTCACAGCCACCGAAGCCCACACTCTCATCGCCAGCGAGTCTACGTTTGA
- a CDS encoding glyoxalase/bleomycin resistance protein/dioxygenase (similar to Metarhizium acridum CQMa 102 XP_007808700.1), which produces MATATTSEPLLTISAMSLMTENLAASKAFYTNVFGARVLNEDAESCAVKFNNIIINLLDAAAGDELIRPSKVASPEVGKRFQLSIWVDDLDATMEKLKSKGVEFRSGPELRPWGLRTATFDDPAGHNWEIAEDVSKK; this is translated from the coding sequence atggccaccgccACAACTAGCGAACCACTCCTCACTATTTCCGCCATGTCCCTCATGACGGAGAACTTGGCGGCCTCCAAGGCATTCTACACCAACGTCTTTGGCGCGCGTGTGCTCAATGAGGATGCCGAATCCTGCGCCGTCaaattcaacaacatcatcatcaatttGCTTGATGCCGCCGCGGGGGACGAGCTTATTCGGCCGTCCAAGGTAGCGTCTCCGGAAGTTGGCAAGCGGTTCCAGCTGAGTATCTGGGTAGACGACCTTGATGCTACCATGGAAAAGTTGAAATCCAAGGGTGTTGAGTTTCGGTCAGGTCCTGAATTGCGACCCTGGGGTTTGAGAACCGCTACCTTTGATGACCCGGCTGGACACAATTGGGAAATTGCGGAGGATGTCAGCAAAAAATAG
- a CDS encoding MARVEL-like domain-containing protein (similar to Metarhizium robertsii ARSEF 23 XP_007823059.1) gives MEIPAFLKLVLVGAIALLNIITLGLLAYVVNSWNGSRYGGWGYYYHVSSPSQVNFMLFNTIWTILVLVYLAVVPRLMSSLYHSIVALPLLGISTLFWFAGSIALAALIGAGNCNVASVCGPYRAAQAATAFGFFIWAMFTVLTVFELLALLKHGFKKGSNPESTGNQMTTQTAQTYPGA, from the exons ATGGAGATTCCCGCTTTTCTCAAGCTGGTccttgttggtgccattgctTTACTCAATATCATAACATTGGGCCTCCTAGCATATG TCGTTAATTCGTGGAATGGCTCCCGATATGGCGGCTGGGGGTACTACTACCACGTCAGCTCGCCTTCTCAGGTCAACTTTATgctcttcaacaccatctggACCATCCTTGTTCTGGTCTACCTGGCCGTTGTTCCTCGCCTCATGTCATCTTTGTACCACAGCATCGTTGCTCTGCCGCTGTTGGGTATTAGCACTCTCTTCTGGTTTGCTGGTTCTattgctcttgctgctctcaTCGGCGCTGGCAATTGCAATGTCGCCTCTGTTTGTGGCCCGTACAGGGCCGCGCAGGCAGCTACTGCCTTCGGTTTCTTCATCTGGGCCATGTTCACAGTTCTCACCGTTTTCGAGCTACTCGCCCTCCTCAAGCACGGCTTCAAGAAGGGCTCTAATCCCGAGAGCACTGGCAACCAAATGACCACTCAGACGGCTCAGACGTATCCCGGCGCATAA
- a CDS encoding C6 finger domain-containing protein (similar to Colletotrichum gloeosporioides Nara gc5 XP_007279798.1) yields MPLGPFDSRAKRSRCSACSTSHLKCSGDVPCSHCARRHIACTYTSQNKTNKLILVERGKQKTQINWSLKLSRPSTSTLPSPSTATATVTVSHINHYVPPPRRLNDKSTIYITFFDTFSKRNDFTGRSRTAGDEVKQLAELHSRKGNHLLNAMLAIGAMYAGKLNANDGPPKRESLLIAFQHYSYAVDGLKEAIGAWRLGATQQPQRRKQDQHVCILWTTFFLGLFELMNDVTGHWWLQHIVHGTSVALKASGPESCRSGPGLAFFIQARMFEVSRTILFNEPTFLTEPEWVALSRDMWSEEVNFESGVARNSWRPVDSLLDIMVMCSNLRVRAATFIAAQEISPSQIPGPEARAIAEDGHRLREALRSWSTAYIPETGQLSSFRLVDSPGLNDGRHQEGGGHQGLSDPSSLMARVFFAAISIYLSGIFDYELLHWQRLNIAVAILDQATIVQHLHTILALTELGLDRTTLSPLVFLFPLRIAGSRSRYQWQRDQVVAMVERVGQAFAVASAIKLDLMYVWKMRRVVEAEGFASNDTLSAPDT; encoded by the exons ATGCCCCTGGGTCCATTTGATTCCCGGGCAAAGCGATCCCGCTGTTCTGCATGCTCAACAAGTCATCTCAAA TGCTCTGGAGATGTGCCCTGCAGTCATTGTGCTCGTCGGCACATCGCATGCACCTATACATCTCAAAACAAGACCAATAAACTGATCCTTGTCGAAAGAGGGAAGCAAAAGACGCAGATAAATTGGTCCTTGAAGCTCTCCCGGCCGAGCAcctcgactttgccatcTCCGtccacagccacagccaccgTCACTGTCTCACACATCAACCACTATGTACCTCCTCCCAGACGTCTCAATGACAAGTCCACCATTTACATCACCTTCTTCGACACCTTCTCCAAAAGGAATGACTTCACTGGCCGCTCTCGAACAGCCGGCGATGAAGTGAAGCAGCTGGCTGAGCTGCACTCTCGCAAAGGAAACCATCTCCTCAATGCCATGCTGGCTATTGGCGCAATGTATGCTGGCAAACTGAACGCGAATGACGGGCCACCAAAGCGGGAGTCCCTGTTGATAGCTTTTCAGCATTACTCATATGCAGTCGATGGTCTTAAAGAGGCTATTGGTGCATGGAGGCTCGGTGCAACCCAACAGCCACAACGAAGAAAACAGGATCAACACGTCTGTATTCTGTGGACGACTTTCTTTCTCGGCCTGTTCGAG CTCATGAATGATGTCACCGGCCACTGGTGGCTACAACACATCGTCCACGGCACATCTGTGGCTTTGAAAGCCAGTGGCCCCGAGTCGTGTCGTTCGGGCCCCGGGTTGGCCTTCTTCATTCAGGCCAGGATGTTCGAAGTCAGCAGGACCATTCTATTCAATGAACCGACCTTTCTCACAGAACCGGAATGGGTTGCATTGTCCCGAGATATGTGGTCCGAGGAGGTGAACTTCGAGTCTGGAGTCGCCAGGAATTCTTGGAGACCGGTGGATTCGTTGCTCGACATCATGGTAATGTGCTCCAATCTCCGTGTGAG AGCTGCAACCTTTATAGCAGCACAGGAAATTTCGCCCTCGCAAATACCCGGGCCCGAAGCTAGAGCCATAGCCGAGGATGGACATCGTCTTCGAGAGGctttgagaagttggagtACAGCCTATATCCCTGAAACAGGCCAATTGTCAAGCTTCAGACTGGTAGATTCTCCAGGGTTGAACGACggccgccatcaagaaggCGGCGGGCATCAAGGGCTATCAGATCCGAGCAGTCTCATGGCTCGTGTTTTCTTCGCTGCCATTAGCATTTACCTCTCGGGGATTTTCGACTACGAGCTGCTTCACTGGCAACGACTAAACATAGCTGTCGCGATCCTCGATCAAGCCACCATAGTGCAGCATCTGCACACAATCCTGGCTTTGACAGAGCTTGGTCTGGATCGAACCACCTTGTCGCCCCTTGTATTTTTGTTCCCGCTTCGGATAGCCGGCTCCCGCTCGCGTTATCAATGGCAGCGTGATCAAGTTGTCGCAATGGTGGAACGCGTTGGCCAAGCATTCGCCGTCGCCTCGGCTATCAAACTCGATCTAATGTATGTATGGAAAATGAGGCGAGTTGTCGAAGCGGAGGGTTTCGCCAGCAATGACACTCTGTCTGCACCTGACACATAA
- a CDS encoding Hsp40 co-chaperone Jid1 (similar to Metarhizium acridum CQMa 102 XP_007808704.1), translated as MFTQLVKLYHPDLSGADSRASNIPELVRLERYRLVIAAHNLLSDPRSRRLYESSNQDWCSPKNSWNSEACHHSRSHSQGHETQSSSSPSPMRQRPIYTSNVTFAMLLFALSMLGAALQMKRLASSRRDGKTLEVFLQEAIQEEVQAWASVLQGQSKDDRILAFLARRHGVPHQLQSWVTAHGCQS; from the coding sequence ATGTTCACCCAGCTCGTCAAGCTGTACCACCCTGATCTGTCTGGCGCAGATTCAAGGGCCAGCAACATTCCTGAGCTGGTGCGTCTAGAACGATACCGGCTCGTCATCGCGGCTCATAACCTGCTTAGCGACCCGCGCAGTCGTCGATTGTACGAATCGAGTAATCAAGACTGGTGCAGCCCTAAGAATTCGTGGAACAGCGAGGCATGTCACCATTCCAGGTCGCATTCTCAAGGCCACGAGACACagtcctcctcttctccgAGTCCCATGCGTCAACGGCCCATATATACGTCGAATGTCACCTTTGCCATGTTGTTATTCGCTCTGAGCATGCTCGGGGCGGCTTTACAGATGAAGAGACTAGCTTCCAGTCGGCGTGATGGTAAGACGCTGGAAGTATTTCTGCAGGAAGCTATTCAGGAGGAAGTTCAGGCTTGGGCGTCCGTGTTGCAGGGCCAGTCGAAGGATGACCGCATTCTTGCGTTTCTTGCTCGACGGCATGGTGTGCCTCATCAGCTACAGAGTTGGGTTACAGctcatggctgccagagctga
- a CDS encoding PAF acetylhydrolase family protein (similar to Metarhizium robertsii ARSEF 23 XP_007823056.1) — translation MKPILSIISLSTVSAILVPPPTGPYDVAMKVQSVTDSSRPADPFEANGSPKGRHVLFSTFVPVEKGAGGSSCPLATVPYMTPKVAAAYGKQAAQAGLPETLFASFEMQVCDLAKINPCGGGPKTNKKYPVLLFTPGLAESRLLYGAAARSLASQGYVVVTVDHPFEANFVEFPDGSATAGRNISSTDEPIKTKAMQVRAEDLSYVIDQLQNTTLTKSLLGGLARSLDLKRLAVYAHSVGGGAAAILARNDKRVRGGVDFDGQVVEPIRSQGLNKPFLLAGRYGHSAPDSSDPTWNQFWPHLTGSRVELAINGTAHGSYTDRPLLLSALGLPDPVLDQVAGEIGSVRGRRLETIVNDVLMSFFDLVFYKNEQKLKGLPKAYTEVSITRSSL, via the exons ATGAAGCCAATCctttccatcatctccctGTCCACAGTATCGGCCATACTGGTTCCGCCACCGACCGGCCCTTATGATGTTGCCATGAAGGTGCAGTCAGTCACCGACTCAAGTCGACCGGCTGATCCTTTCGAGGCAAACGGCTCTCCCAAGGGCCGCCACGTCTTGTTTTCCACCTTTGTGCCCGTGGAAAAGGGAGCGGGTGGCAGTTCATGCCCTCTTGCGACGGTTCCCTACATGACGCCCAAGGTGGCCGCTGCGTATGGAAAGCAAGCCGCTCAGGCTGGTCTCCCAGAAACGCTCTTCGCTTCCTTCGAGATGCAGGTTTGCGATTTGGCCAAGATAAATCCTTGTGGTGGAGGtcccaaaacaaacaaaaagtaCCCAGTGCTGCTGTTCACGCCTGGCCTCGCAGAGTCTCGACTTTTATACGGCGCGGCTGCTAGGTCTCTTGCCAGCCAAGGATACGTGGTGGTTACGGTAGATCATCCGTTTGAAGCTAATTTCGTCGAGTTTCCTGATGGGTCTGCTACCGCTGGACGCAATATTTCAAGTACCGATGAGCCTATCAAAACAAAGGCTATGCAG GTTCGAGCCGAAGACCTGTCCTACGTCATCGACCAACTTCAAAACACGACACTTACCAAGTCGCTTCTTGGCGGGTTGGCCCGTTCCCTGGATCTCAAGCGATTAGCAGTATACGCCCATTCCGTTGGAGGAGGCGCCGCCGCGATTCTGGCTCGAAATGATAAGAGGGTTCGAGGAGGCGTCGATTTCGACGGCCAGGTTGTGGAACCGATAAGAAGCCAGGGTCTCAACAAGCCCTTCCTTCTTGCTGGAAGATATGGTCACAGTGCTCCGGATTCGTCAGATCCCACTTGGAACCAGTTTTGGCCTCACCTGACCGGTTCGCGTGTGGAACTCGCCATCAACGGCACGGCCCATGGCTCTTATACCGACCGACCTTTGCTCCTTTCCGCCCTCGGCCTCCCCGATCCCGTTCTGGACCAAGTTGCTGGAGAGATTGGGTCCGTCAGGGGTCGAAGACTCGAGACAATTGTCAATGATGTACTCATGAGTTTCTTTGATTTGGTGTTTTACAAGAACGAACAAAAGTTGAAGGGTCTTCCCAAGGCTTATACCGAAGTTTCCATCACACGCAGCAGCTTGTAA
- a CDS encoding glycerophosphoryl diester phosphodiesterase family protein (similar to Cordyceps militaris CM01 XP_006671277.1), whose product MHAVASSLLVGLVAVSQVSGTPCPTKPKPMKHIDLGPRPYYLVNNMTDGPLKSKLDSCKEMTMKPSTFSIGHRGGACLQFPEHSRESNMAGARMGAGVLECDVTFTKDRQLVCRHSQCDLHTTTNIVNIPSLNAKCTKPFTPAKDGKPASAKCCTSDITLAEFKSLCAKMDSSNATATSPKDYLGGTPNWRTDLYATCGKVMDLKEHIALVESLGLGHTPELKAPEVPMPFEGNYTHEMFAQQMIDTYKHLKVPASRVLSQSFEVKSVLYWIKNEPAFGKTAVLLDESGDEAGAMPQAVQNLTLYAKAGVKTMAPPMHYLVEVKNGVMVPSAYAKKAKALGLKLISWSLERSGPLALVHEKGDYYYTSVRDIVTKDGDMYNYVDVLARQVGVTGMFSDWSGTVTYYANCFGIGLK is encoded by the coding sequence ATGCATGCGGTTGCATCTTCCCTGTTGGTCGGTCTCGTGGCCGTCAGCCAGGTTTCGGGAACTCCTTGCCCTAcgaagcccaagcccatgaAGCACATCGATCTAGGACCGAGGCCGTATTATCTGGTCAATAACATGACGGATGGACCTCTCAAATCCAAGCTGGATTCTTGCAAGGAGATGACAATGAAGCCTTCTACTTTCTCAATTGGTCATCGAGGAGGGGCTTGTCTGCAGTTCCCCGAGCACTCGAGGGAGTCTAACATGGCTGGAGCTCGCATGGGAGCTGGGGTGCTCGAGTGTGATGTTACGTTCACCAAGGACCGCCAGTTAGTCTGCCGTCATAGCCAGTGTGACTTACACACAACCACCAATATTGTCAATATCCCGTCACTTAATGCAAAGTGCACAAAGCCTTTTACTCCGGCAAAGGATGGAAAGCCGGCATCGGCCAAATGCTGCACTAGTGACATTACTCTGGCCGAGTTCAAGTCGCTATGTGCTAAGATGGACAGCTCGAACGCCACGGCTACGAGCCCCAAGGACTATCTCGGCGGCACTCCGAATTGGCGAACCGACCTATACGCTACCTGCGGCAAGGTTATGGATCTCAAGGAGCATATCGCCTTGGTTGAGTCTCTGGGACTTGGTCACACTCCGGAGTTGAAGGCACCCGAAGTTCCCATGCCTTTTGAGGGCAACTACACCCACGAAATGTTTGCTCAGCAGATGATTGATACGTACAAGCATCTCAAGGTGCCGGCTTCAAGAGTGCTGTCCCAGAGCTTTGAAGTGAAGTCGGTCCTCTACTGGATCAAGAACGAGCCCGCATTTGGCAAAACTGCTGTTCTCCTCGACGAGTCTGGCGACGAAGCCGGCGCAATGCCTCAGGCAGTGCAGAATTTGACACTCTATGCCAAGGCGGGTGTCAAAACCATGGCTCCTCCTATGCACTATCTCGTTGAAGTAAAGAACGGCGTCATGGTCCCCAGTGCATatgccaagaaggccaaggcgcTGGGCCTCAAGCTGATTTCCTGGAGTTTAGAACGATCTGGCCCTCTGGCTCTCGTTCACGAAAAGGGCGACTATTACTACACCAGTGTTCGGgatattgtgacaaaggATGGAGATATGTATAACTACGTCGATGTTTTGGCCAGGCAGGTTGGTGTTACCGGTATGTTTTCTGACTGGAGTGGCACCGTCACTTACTACGCCAACTGCTTCGGCATTGGATTGAAGTAA
- a CDS encoding chitinase 18-4 (similar to Metarhizium acridum CQMa 102 XP_007808707.1) has translation MSISSIWAKAWLIILSIMAVSASETSPTRCVMYLTGQHNVVPSDPSLTEGITHVIIAFMRSDIFNSNRSSPEFPLFTSVQDVRDKFHPSTKVMVAIGGWGDSKGFEEGSRDDFSRRIWCENVRDMIRLTGADGIDIDWEYPGGNRDDYKTIPNEERSWEIEAFVQLLTDLRATIGTEKILSIAVPGLKRDLMAFTEDTVPRIVAQVDFINVMTYDLLNRRDTMVKHHSGVSASLSSIETYIERGAEAHMLNLGLAYYVKWALTEECDPDHPLGCPTQLLEDPKTGDDLGRTGAFSWHDKTPLDLEQSFSRATLNGQYFEDGSFGYWDDKERRWWTFDTPKMIDQKLRDIVYQRKLGGVFAWGLGEDAPNFSHLQATMETLRSLRVDKSADREDKDEL, from the exons ATGAGTATCTCCTCAATATGGGCAAAGGCATGGCTCATCATTCTGTCTATCATGGCGGTGTCTGCCTCTGAAACCTCTCCTACTCGTTGCGTCATGTACCTTACTGG ACAACACAATGTTGTTCCGTCGGACCCGAGTCTTACCGAGGGAATTACACATGTCATCATCGCCTTCATGCGATCTGATATCTTCAATTCCAATCGAAGCTCGCCCGAATTCCCCCTTTTCACGAGTGTCCAGGATGTTCGGGATAAATTTCACCCTAGCACTAAGGTCATGGTCGCTATCGGTGGCTGGGGTGACTCTAAAGGATTTGAAGAAGGTAGTAGAGACGACTTTTCAAGAAGGATATGGTGTGAGAATGTCCGCGACATGATTCGCCTCACTGGCGCTGACGGTATTGATATCGATTGGGAGTACCCTGG TGGAAACCGTGATGACTATAAAACTATCCCAAATGAAGAGCGGTCATGGGAAATCGAAGCCTTCGTCCAGTTGTTGACGGATTTGCGTGCCACCATTGGCACCGAGAAGATCCTATCCATCGCAGTTCCAGGCCTGAAGAGGGATCTTATGGCATTCACAGAAGATACTGTACCCAGGATTGTCGCTCAGGTGGATTTTATCAACGTCATGACCTACGACTTGTTAAATCGGCGCGACACCATGGTAAAACATCACAGTGGTGTATCTGCATCATTGAGTTCCATTGAGACTTACATCGAACGCGGCGCAGAAGCTCATATGCTGAACTTAGGGCTGGCTTACTATGTTAAATGGGCGTTGACCGAGGAGTGTGACCCGGACCATCCCCTGGGTTGTCCGACTCAGCTTCTGGAAGACCCCAAGACAGGTGATGATCTCGGCCGGACTGGTGCCTTCAGTTGGCATGACAAAACGCCTCTAGATCTGGAACAGTCGTTCTCTCGCGCGACGCTCAATGGCCAGTATTTTGAAGATGGTAGTTTTGGCTATTGGGATGACAAGGAGAGACGATGGTGGACCTTCGATACACCTAAGATGATTGACCAGAAGCTGAGAGATATTGTCTATCAAAGGAAGCTAGGGGGTGTATTTGCATGGGGTTTGGGCGAAGATGCACCTAATTTCTCTCACTTACAGGCAACCATGGAAACCCTTCGGAGCCTGCGGGTGGACAAATCAGCGGACCGCGAAGACAAAGATGAACTGTAG